The genomic stretch GCAGCCGCCACAGGTCGCGTTCCTTCGAGCCGTCAATTCCCCGGAGCGCGTTGTCGGCGGATTTTTCCCCCATGCGCTCGAGCCCCAGCAGTTCCTCCCGCTTCAGGCGGTAGAGATCGGCGACGTCGCGAACCAGTCCGGCCCCGACCAGTTGCGCGGCCATCACCTCACCGATGCCTTCGATATCCATGGCCCCGCGGCTGCACCAGTGCTCGATCCGCCCGCGAATCCGCGCTGGACAGTCGGGATTGGGGCAACGCCAAACCACGCCCGTCCCACTGCCGTTTCCGGTGGCGTCGCGAACCGCGGGGGTGCCGCACTCCGGGCAGGCCTTGGGAAACTCGAAGGGGACCTCGGCACCACTCCGGCGTTCGGGAATCACCCGGACGACGGCCGGAATGACTTCACCGGCCTTTTCGATGACCACGTGGTCGCCGATCCGGGTGTCTTTGCGGCGGAGGTCATCCTCATTGTGCAGCGTCGCCCGGCTCACCGTGCTTCCGGCAAGGAGCACCGGCTCCAGTTCGGCCACCGGCGTGAGGGCGCCGGTGCGTCCGACCTGGATGCTGATGGCGCGCAGTCGGGTCTCCGCCTGTGCCGCGGGATACTTGTAGGCCATGGCCCAGCGCGGGGCCTTCGCGGTGGCCCCGAGGAGTTCCCGCAGGGCGAGATCATTCAGTTTCACCACCGCACCATCAGTTTCGTAGTCGAAGCGCGCCCGCCGCTGGTCCAGGGACGCGATGGCGTTCAGGACGTCGTCGGGAGTCCGGGCCACTTCAACGATTCCGGGAACTGGGAGTCCCAAGTCACGCAGCCAGTCCAGCAGGCCGGTCTGGGTTGCGGGCAGGTCTCCGTCCTTCGCCGCGCCCACCCCGTAGGTGACCACCGCGAGGGGCCGGGAAGCGGTGATGCGTGGATCCAGCTGTTTCAAGGAGCCGGCGGCGGCGTTCCGTGGATTGGCAAATGCCTCCTCACCGGCCGCCTCCCGCTCAACATTCAATCGGCGGAATCCGGATAGCGGCAGGTACACCTCGCCCCGGACCTCAAGAATGCGCGGGACATCGCGGGACGCGAGGCGAAGGGGCAGCGAACGCAGCGTCCTCAGGTTGGCCGTCACGTCATCACCGGTCGTGCCGTCGCCGCGGGTGGCCCCACAGGCGAGGCGGCCCTCCTCGTAACGCAGTGAAATGGAGAGACCATCCACCTTGGGCTCGACCGTCCACTCCAGCGCCGCATCCGGGACCCGCTTCTGGACGCGGATCAGAAAGGCGCGGACCTCCTCGGGGGAGTAGGTGTTGTCGAGGCTCATCATGGGGATGCCATGGCGAACCGGTTGGAATCCCTCCACCGGACCGCCGCCGACGCGCTGGGTCGGCGAGTCCGGCGTGATCAGTTCCGGATGCCGGGCCTCCAGCTCACGGAGCTCCTGCTCAAGCCGGTCAAACTCGAAGTCGCTGACCTCCGGACGCCCGAGCACGTAATAGGCGTGCTCATGGTGGCGAATGCTCTCCGCAAGCTGATCGTGGCGGCGTCTCGCTTCCGGGGAAGTCATTGGGCGTGATTGGGGCGACCACCGGCGGGTCCGCTGCGGGCGGCGAGCTGCGATTCGACCCGTGCGACGTCCGAGGGCGCATCCACGCCGATGCTGTCATGTGCCACCCGGGCAACGCCGATGGCGATTCCATGCTCCAGGGCGCGGAGTTGCTCCAGCTTCTCCGCGGCCTCCAATGGAGTAACCGGGAAATTGATCAACCGGAGCAGTGTGTCGCGCCGGTAGCCGTAAATGCCCAGGTGTTTGAGGAACGGAAAGGCGTCCAACTGGGCCTGGGGCGACTCCGCCGTCCGGTCGCGAAGGAACGGGATGGTGCGACGCGAAAAATAAAGTGCGCGCCCATCAAGCGCCGTGACCACCTTGACCGCGTTGGGATTCGAATATTCCTCCCCGTTTCGGACCGGAGTGGCCGCAGTCGTCATCTCCCAGGAGGTCAGCAGGGCGCCCACGGCGTCCATCACCGAGGGGGCCATCAGGGGTTCATCGCCCTGGACATTGATGTATCCGTCTGCGGGAACCCGGCATGCGACCTCGGCGACCCGGTCGGTCCCGCTGGCGTGATCCGTCCGGGTCATC from Verrucomicrobiia bacterium encodes the following:
- the ligA gene encoding NAD-dependent DNA ligase LigA, coding for MTSPEARRRHDQLAESIRHHEHAYYVLGRPEVSDFEFDRLEQELRELEARHPELITPDSPTQRVGGGPVEGFQPVRHGIPMMSLDNTYSPEEVRAFLIRVQKRVPDAALEWTVEPKVDGLSISLRYEEGRLACGATRGDGTTGDDVTANLRTLRSLPLRLASRDVPRILEVRGEVYLPLSGFRRLNVEREAAGEEAFANPRNAAAGSLKQLDPRITASRPLAVVTYGVGAAKDGDLPATQTGLLDWLRDLGLPVPGIVEVARTPDDVLNAIASLDQRRARFDYETDGAVVKLNDLALRELLGATAKAPRWAMAYKYPAAQAETRLRAISIQVGRTGALTPVAELEPVLLAGSTVSRATLHNEDDLRRKDTRIGDHVVIEKAGEVIPAVVRVIPERRSGAEVPFEFPKACPECGTPAVRDATGNGSGTGVVWRCPNPDCPARIRGRIEHWCSRGAMDIEGIGEVMAAQLVGAGLVRDVADLYRLKREELLGLERMGEKSADNALRGIDGSKERDLWRLLFGLGILHLGQGGAKALARAFPDLESIEQAGLEQLTAVDDIGDTIAGSIVQWFSDPVHRDLIRRLQRAGLNLQSAIYRPVDAPTAGPFSGKTLVLTGTLPTLTREQATEAIEAMGGRVASSVSRKTDYVLAGDDPGSKLEKARKLGITVLTEDEFQRLRNDPSPPLAERQSSADH
- the kdsB gene encoding 3-deoxy-manno-octulosonate cytidylyltransferase, whose protein sequence is MRLVGVIPARFASTRFPGKPLHPIAGRPLLQWVVEQCRKSLTLHEVIVATDDERIASVARGFARVEMTRTDHASGTDRVAEVACRVPADGYINVQGDEPLMAPSVMDAVGALLTSWEMTTAATPVRNGEEYSNPNAVKVVTALDGRALYFSRRTIPFLRDRTAESPQAQLDAFPFLKHLGIYGYRRDTLLRLINFPVTPLEAAEKLEQLRALEHGIAIGVARVAHDSIGVDAPSDVARVESQLAARSGPAGGRPNHAQ